One Pleurocapsa sp. PCC 7327 DNA segment encodes these proteins:
- the msrB gene encoding peptide-methionine (R)-S-oxide reductase MsrB, translated as MKRRNFFRASAAIVGAAWLWRYLPWRSSLMAVSKNNEFEITKTEAQWREILTPEQFQVLRKHGTERAGTSPLDKQYAPGTYVCAGCGLPLFSSETKYNSGTGWPSFYAPLENAIATSVDRSLFMVRTEVHCRRCGGHLGHVFNDGPAPTGQRYCMNGVALKFIPEQS; from the coding sequence ATAAAGAGACGGAATTTTTTCCGGGCTAGCGCTGCAATCGTCGGTGCTGCCTGGTTATGGCGTTATCTACCTTGGAGATCGAGCCTTATGGCAGTTTCAAAAAACAATGAATTCGAGATTACTAAAACAGAAGCACAATGGCGCGAAATTCTAACCCCAGAACAGTTTCAAGTGTTGCGAAAACACGGAACCGAACGCGCTGGTACTAGCCCTCTCGACAAACAATATGCACCGGGGACATACGTCTGTGCTGGGTGCGGATTGCCTTTATTTTCATCCGAAACCAAGTACAATAGCGGAACTGGATGGCCTAGCTTCTATGCCCCTCTTGAAAATGCGATCGCTACCTCGGTAGATAGATCCCTTTTTATGGTTAGAACCGAGGTTCATTGCCGTCGCTGTGGCGGACATCTCGGTCACGTGTTTAACGATGGTCCAGCACCAACCGGACAGCGGTATTGTATGAATGGAGTAGCGCTCAAGTTTATTCCAGAGCAATCTTGA
- a CDS encoding serine/threonine-protein kinase, translating into MNSFRSTNVAPGQKLSGRYQILSQLGQGGFGRTLLAKDLYLPGQPKCVVKQLQPSATDPNSLQVARRLFDTEAQILYKLGIHPQIPQLFAYFEENQEFYLVQEYIEGENLDRELHSKQRISEESVIDLLYEILEILAFVHQQNVIHRDVNPYNLIRRKEDGKLVLIDFGAVKQITTQMVQASEKNYTVPIGTPGYFPSEQAMGYPKLSSDIYAVGIIGIQALIGCLPEQIPSNSQTGEINWHSLIKVNPGLTYVLDMMVRYDFRDRYTSATEALEAVRKLRASNSKTIGGKMIAVSSNKTVGGKTLVVGNNKSFSNFQIDLTRIRGWLAKGTIFMGIVGVGAAIFVGINHFLAANNATDLYRQGNILYELKDYDRALAAYEQALKIRPEYGEAWQGKGDVFQAQKRYKESLIAYEKAIQIQPNRWQPRLGRAQVLDKLGKNQEAIETYKKVIKIKPNLAEAWLGLAQVQMELNQYSEAIASYDRLLKMQPENSLAWYQQGWAWQNLREYEKAIKSYDKAVDIKPDLSSAWYQKGNVLMNLEEYEKAVEAYAKAVQFQPKLHQAWYSQGIALSKLGRNEEAIAAYSQATQVKSNYAQAWYQKGWMLHQLKRYEEAISAYDTVIRLRPSDYQAWYNKGNVLYNLGNYEGAIAAYKQTVAIERDYYQAWNSQGNALLLLKRYDEAVNAYDRALRYQPDYRQAQEGKAQAQSLLRLQQQKLQEQQENDNNEEKENEGIGNIEN; encoded by the coding sequence ATGAACAGTTTTCGCTCTACAAACGTAGCACCCGGTCAAAAATTAAGCGGACGCTACCAAATTCTTTCTCAGCTAGGACAAGGAGGATTTGGTAGGACGCTTTTAGCCAAGGATTTATACTTACCCGGTCAACCCAAGTGCGTCGTCAAGCAGTTGCAACCTTCAGCAACCGACCCTAATTCGTTACAAGTTGCCAGACGTTTATTCGACACGGAAGCGCAAATTTTATATAAACTTGGTATCCATCCCCAAATTCCCCAGTTATTTGCTTATTTTGAAGAAAATCAAGAATTTTATCTGGTTCAGGAATATATTGAAGGAGAAAATCTCGATCGAGAATTACATTCTAAGCAGAGAATAAGCGAAGAGAGCGTCATCGATCTCTTATATGAAATTTTAGAAATTTTAGCTTTCGTTCACCAACAAAATGTTATCCATCGCGATGTCAATCCTTATAATCTTATCCGACGCAAAGAGGATGGAAAATTAGTTTTAATTGATTTTGGTGCGGTCAAGCAAATTACCACTCAAATGGTACAAGCGAGTGAAAAAAATTATACAGTTCCGATTGGAACTCCCGGCTATTTTCCTAGCGAGCAAGCGATGGGTTATCCTAAATTGAGTAGTGATATCTATGCAGTAGGAATCATTGGAATTCAAGCGCTGATAGGTTGCTTGCCCGAACAAATTCCTAGCAATTCCCAGACAGGAGAAATTAACTGGCACAGTTTAATTAAAGTTAATCCTGGATTGACTTATGTTTTAGATATGATGGTTCGCTATGATTTTCGCGATCGTTATACCTCGGCAACAGAAGCATTGGAAGCTGTTAGAAAATTGAGGGCTTCTAATAGCAAAACCATTGGCGGGAAAATGATTGCTGTTTCTAGTAATAAAACTGTTGGAGGAAAAACACTTGTCGTTGGCAACAATAAATCTTTCTCTAATTTTCAAATTGACTTAACAAGAATAAGGGGATGGTTAGCCAAAGGAACGATTTTTATGGGAATTGTGGGAGTAGGGGCAGCTATCTTTGTTGGCATTAATCATTTTCTCGCTGCTAATAATGCCACGGATTTATATCGGCAAGGCAATATATTGTATGAACTGAAAGATTACGATCGCGCTTTAGCTGCCTATGAACAAGCTTTAAAAATTCGCCCAGAATATGGAGAAGCTTGGCAAGGAAAAGGCGATGTTTTTCAAGCTCAAAAACGCTATAAAGAATCTCTGATCGCTTACGAAAAAGCAATTCAAATTCAGCCCAATCGTTGGCAACCTCGCTTAGGTCGCGCTCAAGTACTCGATAAATTAGGAAAAAATCAAGAAGCGATCGAGACTTATAAAAAGGTTATTAAAATTAAACCTAATCTGGCAGAAGCTTGGCTGGGACTCGCTCAAGTCCAGATGGAGTTAAATCAATATTCAGAAGCGATAGCATCCTACGATCGCCTGCTAAAAATGCAACCCGAAAATTCATTAGCTTGGTATCAACAAGGTTGGGCGTGGCAAAATTTACGAGAGTATGAAAAAGCGATAAAATCTTACGATAAGGCAGTAGACATTAAGCCGGATTTATCATCGGCTTGGTATCAGAAAGGCAATGTGTTGATGAATTTAGAAGAATATGAAAAGGCGGTTGAGGCATATGCAAAAGCAGTACAGTTTCAACCCAAACTGCATCAAGCCTGGTACAGTCAAGGAATTGCTTTAAGTAAATTGGGACGCAACGAAGAGGCGATCGCAGCTTATTCTCAAGCCACTCAAGTTAAATCGAATTATGCTCAAGCTTGGTATCAAAAAGGCTGGATGTTACATCAACTCAAGCGTTATGAAGAAGCTATTTCAGCTTACGATACTGTCATTCGCTTGCGACCGAGCGATTACCAAGCATGGTACAACAAAGGCAATGTTTTATATAACTTAGGCAATTACGAAGGGGCGATCGCTGCTTACAAGCAAACCGTTGCGATCGAAAGAGACTACTATCAAGCCTGGAATAGCCAAGGCAATGCCCTACTTCTACTCAAGCGATACGATGAGGCAGTTAATGCCTACGATCGCGCTTTGCGCTACCAACCCGATTATCGACAAGCACAAGAAGGAAAAGCACAAGCCCAATCTTTATTGCGATTGCAACAGCAAAAACTTCAGGAGCAACAAGAGAATGACAACAATGAAGAAAAAGAAAATGAGGGAATAGGAAATATTGAAAACTAA
- a CDS encoding TIM-barrel domain-containing protein gives MDYQKESNCVICGTARFSALSQGLVRLEWSAEGKFENRPTVQAIARSEPIPFQEISTDSEGILHLKTELIHIAYQPNCVPFNDVNLKITWQCGDRCGTWHPSTIDFQNLGGTFTSLDLIHRNWLPKGIHPASVGLSYPHAQQWLYRPLKSIHRHLRERGQTTHFEEPPLWYLERFRQSDLTPQDREHLQQWHHFPPGLLSRSGYSVLNDSASAPIVDGWVSDRDRFNTQDWYFFAYGLDYNYALADFVGLCGRIPMLPRWAFGIWFSLYDELSEEDYRQLLEQFEELKLPLDVLILDVDWHLWGWCGWDWNQDLLPNPPQFLQWVHQLGLHVGANVHLEGLPPSDSHFSDLCRSRGLDPEAVKAGRVFAIKNPTADWIFEPWHADGIGSYKPTQDELEEGWLLFDLARQSEARPFMEQLHRPREEDGIDFWWIDGSNATHAGVNAQLWTNHVYYTHLESQRDRRAMILSRAGGIGSHRYPIQFSADTYSHWEVLEFLVEFTVRSGNVGVAYWSHDLGGFFNQILGVPYIDPELFVRWVQFGCWTPIVRLHSDHGRREPWAYGRKVLEAIRRAFHSHVQFVPYFYHLSYIAHQTGLPLCRPLYLNYPEDEEAYQVLTQYMLGDFVLVAPVVESGGDRSVYLPAGNWWERETGTPYSGSQYLNLFVPIERVPVFVKSGSILPLQPVSLRVGNAPPNLLILEVYVGASGELDFYEDDGESLDYRTKGGSQRLFRLDSEGDYHRLSCDPVRGSYRGMPSERDFQIRWIGLKKVYRVEAQGVAIASRQWVGNRLEITLKNVPQTAKWSVVVTT, from the coding sequence TTGGACTATCAGAAAGAGAGTAATTGCGTGATTTGTGGAACGGCGCGTTTTAGTGCTTTGAGCCAAGGGTTAGTTCGCTTGGAATGGTCGGCTGAAGGAAAATTTGAAAATCGCCCCACCGTTCAAGCGATCGCTCGATCCGAACCGATCCCTTTTCAGGAAATTTCCACCGATTCGGAAGGAATTTTACACCTGAAAACCGAACTGATTCATATTGCCTATCAACCAAATTGTGTACCTTTTAATGATGTTAATTTAAAGATTACCTGGCAGTGCGGCGATCGCTGCGGTACTTGGCATCCTTCTACCATTGATTTCCAGAACTTAGGCGGCACTTTTACCAGCCTCGATCTCATCCATCGCAATTGGCTTCCTAAAGGCATTCATCCAGCTTCGGTGGGATTGAGCTATCCCCATGCCCAACAGTGGCTCTACAGGCCTCTCAAATCGATTCATCGGCATCTGCGAGAGCGAGGACAGACAACCCACTTTGAAGAGCCGCCCCTGTGGTATTTGGAGCGCTTTCGCCAGTCAGACTTAACTCCCCAAGATCGAGAACATCTCCAACAGTGGCATCATTTCCCGCCCGGATTGCTCAGCCGCAGCGGCTACAGCGTTCTCAACGACTCTGCCAGCGCTCCAATCGTTGATGGATGGGTAAGCGATCGCGATCGCTTTAACACTCAAGATTGGTATTTTTTCGCCTATGGACTCGATTACAATTACGCTCTAGCGGATTTCGTGGGATTGTGCGGGCGAATTCCCATGTTGCCACGCTGGGCGTTTGGCATCTGGTTCTCTCTCTACGACGAGCTGAGCGAAGAAGATTATCGCCAACTGCTAGAGCAATTTGAAGAATTAAAGCTTCCCCTAGACGTACTAATTCTCGATGTAGATTGGCATCTTTGGGGCTGGTGCGGTTGGGATTGGAATCAAGACTTGTTACCCAATCCCCCTCAGTTCCTGCAATGGGTGCATCAACTCGGACTGCACGTCGGCGCTAACGTTCATCTCGAAGGCTTGCCGCCATCCGACAGCCATTTCTCGGATCTCTGTCGATCGCGAGGACTCGATCCAGAAGCCGTTAAGGCAGGGCGAGTCTTTGCCATAAAAAATCCCACGGCTGATTGGATTTTTGAGCCATGGCATGCCGATGGCATCGGCTCATACAAACCTACGCAAGACGAATTAGAGGAAGGCTGGCTTTTGTTCGATCTCGCTCGACAGTCAGAGGCTCGTCCCTTTATGGAGCAGCTTCACCGTCCGCGCGAGGAAGATGGCATCGATTTTTGGTGGATTGATGGCTCCAATGCCACCCATGCGGGCGTTAATGCCCAACTATGGACGAACCACGTTTACTATACTCACTTAGAAAGTCAGCGCGATCGCCGCGCGATGATCCTCTCTCGCGCTGGCGGCATCGGTTCCCATCGCTATCCCATTCAGTTTTCTGCCGATACTTATTCCCACTGGGAAGTACTTGAGTTTCTCGTCGAGTTTACCGTGCGATCGGGTAATGTGGGAGTTGCTTACTGGTCGCACGATTTAGGCGGATTTTTTAATCAGATTTTAGGCGTTCCCTACATCGACCCAGAATTGTTCGTGCGCTGGGTACAATTTGGCTGCTGGACTCCGATAGTGCGATTGCATTCAGACCACGGGCGGCGAGAGCCTTGGGCTTACGGACGCAAAGTTCTCGAAGCTATCCGTCGAGCCTTTCACAGCCACGTTCAATTCGTTCCCTACTTCTATCACCTCAGCTATATCGCCCATCAAACCGGTCTTCCTTTGTGCCGTCCCCTCTACTTGAACTATCCAGAGGATGAAGAAGCTTACCAAGTACTGACGCAATATATGCTAGGGGATTTCGTTTTAGTCGCACCAGTGGTCGAATCTGGGGGCGATCGCTCTGTTTATCTTCCGGCAGGCAATTGGTGGGAGCGGGAAACGGGAACGCCCTATTCGGGTTCTCAGTATTTAAATCTTTTTGTTCCCATCGAGCGCGTGCCAGTCTTTGTTAAATCTGGATCTATTCTGCCGCTTCAACCCGTTTCGCTTCGAGTTGGCAACGCGCCTCCCAATCTCCTGATTTTAGAGGTTTATGTAGGCGCGTCGGGAGAGTTAGATTTCTATGAAGACGATGGAGAAAGCCTAGACTACCGTACCAAAGGAGGCAGCCAGCGCCTTTTTAGGCTAGACTCCGAGGGAGATTATCATCGCTTGAGTTGCGATCCAGTTCGAGGCAGCTACAGAGGAATGCCTTCGGAACGCGACTTTCAGATTCGCTGGATCGGACTGAAAAAAGTCTATCGAGTTGAGGCTCAAGGTGTTGCGATCGCGTCTCGTCAATGGGTAGGAAATAGATTAGAAATAACTCTGAAAAATGTGCCTCAGACGGCTAAATGGTCTGTCGTCGTAACGACTTAG
- a CDS encoding VOC family protein — protein sequence MTDIGLTHIALSVSNVERSLAFYSKYAGMSVVHRRIDRTDTTSTEVVWISDRTRPFVVVLIQMPKVDPILSPIAHLGVGCRSREEVDRLCHEARAEGILLEGPCDSGYPVGYWAFLSDPDGHTLELSYGQEVALTVAMVG from the coding sequence ATGACCGATATTGGACTAACCCACATCGCCTTGTCTGTAAGTAATGTAGAACGCAGCCTCGCTTTCTACTCAAAGTATGCTGGCATGAGTGTTGTCCACCGTCGTATCGATCGAACCGACACAACATCGACTGAAGTCGTCTGGATTTCAGATCGGACAAGACCTTTTGTTGTCGTTCTCATCCAAATGCCAAAGGTAGACCCCATTCTATCTCCGATCGCCCATTTAGGAGTAGGTTGCCGGAGTCGAGAAGAGGTCGATCGCCTTTGCCACGAGGCAAGAGCCGAAGGTATTTTATTGGAGGGGCCATGCGATTCGGGGTATCCGGTTGGATATTGGGCTTTCTTGAGCGATCCCGACGGACATACGCTCGAACTCTCTTATGGTCAGGAGGTTGCCCTTACGGTGGCAATGGTGGGTTAG